The genome window CACCAGAAAAAATCCTACCAAAACAGAAAAGATGACCAGCACCACGCCCACTGCCGCGGTCACCACACGGCTCCTGGCTTTTAGTGCCTCCACGCCCTCGAGAACGCTGTCCGCAGAAATACTTACGAGCATCATGCCACGTACCTTGTTGCCGTTCTCGGTAATCGGGACCGCCACCTCAATGTAGTTATTCTCCTCATCATAACTGCTGGTCTGTTCCCCGCGGTAACACCGGACCACGTCCTCCGAGACGATAGTCTTACCTTCCTGCAGATTATATGTATCTTTTACGATCCGAAATTCATCATTGATGACCACGACTCTTCCATTATAAATATTGGAGAGCTGAGTTAGTTCCGCATTGATCACTTCTGAACTGGTATTCTTCAGATAATTAGAACTGATTAACTGATTGCTCAAAATCATGCATTGGTTCTGAATCTCCGCAGTACGCATCGACACCGCCCGCTGCTCGTAATTCTCCAGAATAGCCCCTCTAAGAAAAATACACGCCAGAATTCCGACCACACTAAAAAGGAATGCGATGCGCACATGCAGACTCTTTAGAAACCTTATAATAAACTTTGGTATAAACTTTGATGTAACTTTATCCCCTGAAATAATAACCAACTCCCCACTTCGTGTATACATATTTCGGGTCACTCGGGTTTACCTCGATCTTCTCCCTGAGACGGCGGATATGTACGTCCACTGTTCTGGCATCTCCCGGATACTCATATCCCCAGACAATATTCAGCAGATTCTCCCTGCTGTAAACCTTATTGGGGTTCGTGACCAGCAGTTCCAAAAGGTCGAATTCCTTCGCCGTAAGGTTCAGCTCCCTGTCCCCGGAAAAAACTCTGCGGCTCTCACAATCGATCCGCAGATCCCCTTTCACGATCTGCTTTCCGGCAAGATTCGTTTCTTCCTTTTTCCCTGTCCGGCGCATGATCGCTTTTAATCTGGCCTTCACTTCCAATATGTTGAATGGTTTTGTTATGTAATCATCTGCTCCGTATTCCAGACCCAGGATCTTATCCATGTCGTCTCCTTTGGCAGTCAGCATTACGATCGGAACATCTGAAAAATCACGAATCTGCCTGCACACCTCAAAGCCATCGCATTTGGGCAGCATCACGTCCAGAAGTATGATGTCATACTCCTTACGCTTTGCCATCTCCAGCGCTTCCTCTCCGTCATAGGCGCAATCCACTTCCATATCATCCTGCTCCAGACTGAAACGGATTCCCTTCACGATTAATTTTTCATCATCTACTACCAATACTTTTCTGCTCATACTGCCTCTCCCTTATTACTATACTATGATATACGGATTACTCCGCACTTTGTTGTATCGTTATATGATCTTTTATTTTCTGAAATATCCCGTCCCCAATTCCCGAAACATTCTTTACCTCATCTATACTTTTAAATGCACCCTGCTCCTCGCGGTAAGCCAGGATACCCTCAGCCTTGCTCTCACCGATTCCGCTTAAGGTCATCAGCTCTTCCTTTGAAGCCGTGTTGAGATTCACTTTTCTCACAGAATCCGCCGGCGTGCTGCCCTCTCCGGCCCGTGCTTCCCCTCCGGATACCTGAAGCGCTTTTTCCTCCTCCTTTGACGGCACATAAATCTTCATACCGTCTGAAAGAAGCGCTGCCTGATTCAAATACGTGTCCGCCGCACCGGAAGTCATTCCGCCTGCCCTCTCGATCGCATCTGCGATCCGGCTTCCCTCCGGGAGAGTATACACCCCCGGATTTGCCACCATTCCACAGACATAGACACACACAGATGCAGCTTCCGTCATCTCCGCGCGCCCCTCCTCCCCGGAGTCGTCTGTCTTCTTCGAGTCCTTATCATTCAAAGCGTCCTCTGAATCTAATTCCTCTTCGGAAATCGTATCGAACACGTCCGTGTCCGGCTGCTTTTGCAGCCGCCAAGGCTGAAACATACGATCACTATGCTAATCCATACTCTGATCCATTTATAATGTCTTCTCTGCATTGGTTCTCCTACGCTGCGCAAAAGTCCGGCCCCTCCAGAATCCTTTCAGCCAAATCAGCCTGCAGGTTAAGACAAGTTTATTGTAACGAATTTCCGGGGAAAACTCAACCGTTAATTGTAATTCTGCTGTCAACTCTCAAAGAGACCTACCTACTCTTGCAATTTTCGTCGCATTTCGACGAATTACAGCGTAGTCACTAACGAACAACAAGAAGAACAGATGGCGGTCTTTGCCTACTTCCACTGGAAAATCGCAACGCCGATCAGCGCCAGCACCATGCCGCCGATCTTCCTCCAGTCCAGAGGCTCCTTATCCACGCCAAAAAGTCCCAGAAGCTCGATCACATATGCCACGATAAGCTGCGAGATCACGATGAGAAGCGCCGCCTTTGCCGGTCCTAACTGCTCCATACTTTTTATCACGGTCCAGGTGATTCCGGCGCCGATCACCCCTCCGAGCAGCACGTATTTCGGCTCTACCTTCGCGATGGAAGCCACACTGTCCCTCCCCATAATAAACCACATCACCAGACAGAGTGCAAAAGCGCTGAGCTGTACCCAGGCGTTGCTCACCCACATTCCCGTCGTCTTTGTCACCTGTGTATTGAATACTCCCTGCACACTCATAAGCGCTCCTGATAGAAGCGCAATCAAAAACCCGATCATCTTGCATACCTCCATTCTCTTTACCAGTATGCCCCATGACCGGGTTCTTATTCTTCATTTTACGCCAGAACACGTTTTAATTTCTCTGCCATCTCGTCAATATGCTCTTTTTCCACGATAAGCGGTGGAATGACGCGCAGCACATCGCTTCCGGCGCTGATGATCACCAGTCCTTCCTGCAATGCCTTCGCCGAAATTTCTCCTACCGGCTTCGTAATCTGAAGTCCCTGAATCAGCCCTTTTCCCTTTACTTTCACCGCCGCGTCGCAGGTGTCCACGATCTCCGTCAGTTTCTCGGTCAGATAGGGTGCGATCTCGCCTACATGCTCCACGATATGCTCCTTCTCAAAAATGTCGACCACCGTCTTCACTGCCGCGCAGGCCAGCGGGTTCCCGCCATAGGTAGTACCGTGATCGCCCGGTTTCAGAGAATATTCTGCCACTTCATCGGTCATGGCAAATGCTCCCACCGGAACGCCATTTCCGATTGCTTTTGCCATGGTCATGATATCCGGCTTTACTCCCATCTGCTGCCATGCGAACCAGGAGCCGCTGCGCCCCATTCCGCACTGAATCTCATCTAAAATCAGAAGAATTCCATTCTCATCGCAGATCTGACGCACGCCCTTCATAAACTCCGGCGTCGCCGGGATAATTCCGCCCTCTCCCTGAATCGTCTCCATAATGATCGCACAGGTCTTTTCATTTACCAGCGCCTTCACGCTGTCCAGATTATTGTACTCGGCAAAATGCACGCCGCCCATGACCGGTTCAAACGGCTCTCTGTATTCTTTATGCCCAGTCACCGACACCGCGCCAATGCTCCGTCCATGGAACGCATGTTCAAATGCGATAAACTCATAACGGCCGCTCTGTTTTGTATACGCATATTTTCTCGCCGCCTTCAGCGCACCTTCCACCGCCTCGGTCCCGCTGTTAGTGAAAAATACCCGGTCCATCCGGGAAATACGTCCCAGCGCCTTAGCCGCCTCCCCGCAAGTCGTATTGTAATAAAGATTGGAGGTATGAATCAGCTTGTCGATCTGTGCCTTAATGCCATCTGCGAACTCCTGATTCCCGTACCCAAGACCACACACGGCGATTCCTGCGGCAAAATCAAGATATTTTTTACCGTCCGTATCAAAAAGATACATGCCCTCACCATGGTCGAACACTACCGGAAAACGGTTATAGGTCTTTACCAGACCTTCCTCCATATCCTTCATATATTGATTTTCCATGAAAACTCCTTCTTTCTGTCTGTACTATAAATTTACTCCGTCTCCTTGTCTTTCAGGATCGCCGTTCCGATACCTTTCTTTGTGAAGATCTCCAAAAGCAGGCAGTGCGGAATCCGTCCGTCCAGAATATGCACTCTGGAAACTCCGTTTTCAATCGACTCGATACAATTTTTGAGTTTCGGGATCATGCCGCCGCTGATGCTTCCATTTTCCATCAGTTCCTGGGCCTCGCTCACCGTCAATTCGGAGATCAGAGAACTTTTATCTTCAAAATCTCGGTAAACTCCCTCAATATCAGAAAGGAACGCCAGTTTTTCCGCATGGACCGCTCTTGCGATCGCGTCCGCCGCATCGTCCGCATTAATATTGTAGGTATTATAGTCGTCGTCCAGTCCGATCGGGCAAACGATCGGCAGGAAATCCTTCTCCAGCAAGTCAAACAAAATATCTGCATTTACGGATTTGATATTTCCCACAAAACCAATATCTTCCCCGTCTG of Roseburia hominis contains these proteins:
- a CDS encoding response regulator transcription factor; translated protein: MSRKVLVVDDEKLIVKGIRFSLEQDDMEVDCAYDGEEALEMAKRKEYDIILLDVMLPKCDGFEVCRQIRDFSDVPIVMLTAKGDDMDKILGLEYGADDYITKPFNILEVKARLKAIMRRTGKKEETNLAGKQIVKGDLRIDCESRRVFSGDRELNLTAKEFDLLELLVTNPNKVYSRENLLNIVWGYEYPGDARTVDVHIRRLREKIEVNPSDPKYVYTKWGVGYYFRG
- a CDS encoding helix-hairpin-helix domain-containing protein; translated protein: MFQPWRLQKQPDTDVFDTISEEELDSEDALNDKDSKKTDDSGEEGRAEMTEAASVCVYVCGMVANPGVYTLPEGSRIADAIERAGGMTSGAADTYLNQAALLSDGMKIYVPSKEEEKALQVSGGEARAGEGSTPADSVRKVNLNTASKEELMTLSGIGESKAEGILAYREEQGAFKSIDEVKNVSGIGDGIFQKIKDHITIQQSAE
- a CDS encoding DMT family transporter, whose protein sequence is MIGFLIALLSGALMSVQGVFNTQVTKTTGMWVSNAWVQLSAFALCLVMWFIMGRDSVASIAKVEPKYVLLGGVIGAGITWTVIKSMEQLGPAKAALLIVISQLIVAYVIELLGLFGVDKEPLDWRKIGGMVLALIGVAIFQWK
- a CDS encoding aspartate aminotransferase family protein; amino-acid sequence: MENQYMKDMEEGLVKTYNRFPVVFDHGEGMYLFDTDGKKYLDFAAGIAVCGLGYGNQEFADGIKAQIDKLIHTSNLYYNTTCGEAAKALGRISRMDRVFFTNSGTEAVEGALKAARKYAYTKQSGRYEFIAFEHAFHGRSIGAVSVTGHKEYREPFEPVMGGVHFAEYNNLDSVKALVNEKTCAIIMETIQGEGGIIPATPEFMKGVRQICDENGILLILDEIQCGMGRSGSWFAWQQMGVKPDIMTMAKAIGNGVPVGAFAMTDEVAEYSLKPGDHGTTYGGNPLACAAVKTVVDIFEKEHIVEHVGEIAPYLTEKLTEIVDTCDAAVKVKGKGLIQGLQITKPVGEISAKALQEGLVIISAGSDVLRVIPPLIVEKEHIDEMAEKLKRVLA
- the argB gene encoding acetylglutamate kinase, translating into MNQNMQKYLDKAEVLIEALPYIQRFNRKIIVVKYGGSAMTNEELQKNVIKDVTLLKLTGFKPIIVHGGGKEISRWVGKVGMEPQFVNGLRVTDADTMEVAEMVLNKVNKDLVRMVEELGVRAIGISGKDGALLKVDKKYSDGEDIGFVGNIKSVNADILFDLLEKDFLPIVCPIGLDDDYNTYNINADDAADAIARAVHAEKLAFLSDIEGVYRDFEDKSSLISELTVSEAQELMENGSISGGMIPKLKNCIESIENGVSRVHILDGRIPHCLLLEIFTKKGIGTAILKDKETE